The following coding sequences are from one Candidatus Borkfalkia ceftriaxoniphila window:
- a CDS encoding tyrosine-protein phosphatase: protein MKNKIFSLLLTLFLFWGAVGCSAGTAATEEKGNENKNPEDIEEAVADIRLETIFNGSEIDLCAPELRTFLDEQDEIKQCSFLLEHEGKNYDYQEPEFFWSGEKDESFAVYFSETRDFSDAREIITDRNYFRADILQPNKTYYWKVRGMDSGLSSEIDCFDTKDAPSRILSVDGLKNVRDAGGWRTDSGKSVRYGMIYRGSQMNGYNQGARLTERGRDTMIRDLKIKSEVDLRRPDRDDGGQTECAIDGSYPYLKAPFHPYTCIFPQFKTSERGYDLRVPQSFQQIFEFLADRKNYPVYLHCNAGADRTGTILFLLNGLLGVSYEDLTKDFEITSFSVMGKRWRADLNGNIPVEEGVMQDDEHNYVAWEKMYGMMMQYYQTESGKLSDAISEYLVQVCNVSVETQEAVKDILLS from the coding sequence ATGAAAAATAAAATATTTTCTTTGCTCCTGACCTTGTTTTTATTTTGGGGGGCGGTCGGTTGTTCTGCGGGAACAGCGGCAACCGAGGAAAAAGGGAACGAGAATAAAAATCCCGAAGATATTGAAGAGGCTGTCGCGGATATAAGGTTGGAAACGATATTTAACGGCAGCGAGATCGATCTGTGCGCTCCGGAACTGCGGACGTTTTTAGACGAGCAGGACGAAATCAAACAATGTTCTTTTTTATTGGAACATGAAGGAAAAAATTACGATTATCAGGAGCCCGAATTTTTTTGGTCAGGAGAAAAAGATGAAAGTTTTGCAGTTTATTTTTCAGAAACGAGAGACTTTTCGGACGCACGTGAAATCATAACCGACAGGAATTATTTTCGGGCGGATATCCTGCAACCGAACAAAACGTATTATTGGAAAGTGCGGGGAATGGACAGCGGATTAAGTTCCGAGATCGATTGTTTCGATACGAAAGACGCGCCGTCCCGCATTTTATCCGTCGACGGACTGAAAAACGTGCGCGATGCGGGCGGATGGCGTACCGATTCGGGTAAATCCGTCCGATACGGCATGATTTATCGCGGAAGTCAGATGAACGGCTATAATCAAGGCGCGCGGCTGACGGAAAGGGGACGCGATACGATGATCCGCGATTTAAAAATAAAATCCGAAGTCGATCTGCGAAGACCCGACCGCGATGACGGAGGACAAACCGAGTGCGCCATCGATGGATCGTATCCCTATTTAAAAGCACCGTTTCATCCTTATACCTGTATATTCCCGCAATTTAAAACCAGTGAGAGAGGATATGATCTTCGTGTTCCGCAATCATTTCAACAAATATTCGAATTTTTGGCAGACCGGAAAAATTATCCCGTCTATCTGCATTGCAATGCGGGCGCAGACAGAACGGGTACGATCTTATTCCTGCTGAACGGTTTGCTCGGGGTATCGTATGAAGATCTGACAAAGGATTTCGAGATTACGTCTTTTTCCGTCATGGGCAAACGATGGCGCGCCGATTTGAACGGGAACATTCCCGTAGAAGAGGGTGTGATGCAGGACGACGAACATAATTATGTCGCATGGGAGAAAATGTACGGGATGATGATGCAATATTATCAGACTGAAAGCGGCAAATTATCCGACGCAATATCGGAATATCTTGTGCAAGTGTGCAATGTGTCCGTAGAAACGCAAGAAGCCGTCAAAGATATTTTGCTGTCGTAA
- a CDS encoding stage V sporulation T C-terminal domain-containing protein: protein MKATGIVRRIDELGRVVIPKEIRRTLRIREGDPLEIFTDRDELMLKKYSPIATLERFSEGSAKSLNDLSGYLAVICDTDEVLYASGEGRKEINRKPLSAAIEKILKDRRSYLANASEGGDVVPLTSGEDVPLTAQVIVPIVSGGDCLGAVALLSSEEGAKIESGAVKLCQLTANILANQFD from the coding sequence ATGAAAGCTACGGGAATAGTGAGAAGAATAGACGAATTGGGCAGGGTGGTCATCCCCAAAGAGATCCGCCGCACTCTTCGTATCCGCGAGGGAGACCCGCTCGAAATATTTACGGACAGGGATGAGCTGATGCTCAAAAAATACTCTCCCATCGCCACGCTGGAACGGTTTTCCGAAGGTTCGGCAAAATCGCTCAACGATCTGAGCGGGTATCTCGCCGTGATCTGCGACACCGACGAGGTGTTGTACGCGTCGGGCGAGGGCAGAAAGGAGATCAACCGCAAACCCCTCTCAGCCGCGATCGAAAAGATCCTGAAAGACAGGCGCAGTTATCTCGCCAACGCGAGCGAGGGCGGCGACGTCGTCCCTTTGACGAGCGGCGAAGACGTGCCCCTCACGGCGCAGGTCATCGTGCCGATCGTGTCGGGCGGCGACTGTCTCGGCGCGGTGGCGCTTTTATCGTCCGAAGAGGGCGCGAAAATCGAAAGCGGCGCGGTCAAACTCTGCCAACTCACCGCCAACATTCTGGCAAATCAGTTCGATTGA
- a CDS encoding putative polysaccharide biosynthesis protein, with amino-acid sequence MNGQSFLKGAIIISVGGFIAKLLGAIYRIPLTNVLGGEGMGIYQMVYPLYCLLLTVSATGIPSGLAREISHARARGDESRVRGVFLRSLALFSALGLIGFAAMLVLAPIMSRVQSEPTAQASYVMLAPSVFFVSVISCFRGYYQGKSNFTPTAVSEILEQAVKVGLGLYFAYRYRGDVQTAVSYTLFAVTLSEIAALLFMIAYHFIAVKQPHKPLYRPISSDVKNTALLKVTVPVTIAASILPLSNILDSILIVRMLSRYANNATSLYGIYAGGANTVINLPVSVCYGLAAAIIPTIAAMYAVGNVQGAEKRAAFALKCTFFISVPSAAFLLVYAEPTAHFIFRSIGGAEGEAMVRLIRYMAVSAIFLSCVQTLAACLTGKGKPKISAIAMGIAVAVKLGLEFWLLRYEKISILGAAISSGACYLVALSIDLYYIIRDKKNLGKVLLDFIRIACISAAAVGAAFPLRHMGALPILGVCAGVYLALTILTGVFSRDELSIFQRRKHGKYRRSGN; translated from the coding sequence ATGAACGGACAAAGTTTTTTAAAGGGAGCGATCATCATATCCGTAGGCGGCTTTATCGCCAAACTTTTAGGCGCGATCTATCGCATCCCGCTCACGAATGTGCTCGGCGGGGAGGGAATGGGCATCTATCAGATGGTCTATCCGCTCTATTGCCTTTTACTGACGGTGTCCGCCACGGGCATCCCTTCGGGCTTGGCCCGCGAAATTTCGCACGCCCGTGCGCGGGGAGACGAATCCCGCGTGCGCGGCGTTTTTTTACGCTCGCTCGCTCTGTTTTCCGCGCTCGGGCTCATCGGCTTTGCCGCGATGCTCGTCCTCGCCCCGATCATGAGCCGCGTGCAAAGCGAACCGACCGCGCAGGCTTCCTACGTGATGCTCGCGCCCAGCGTATTTTTCGTTTCCGTCATCTCCTGTTTCCGCGGATACTATCAGGGCAAAAGCAACTTTACGCCCACCGCCGTTTCGGAAATTTTGGAACAGGCGGTCAAAGTGGGGCTCGGGCTCTACTTTGCCTACCGCTACCGCGGCGACGTGCAGACGGCGGTTTCTTATACCCTGTTCGCCGTGACTTTGAGCGAGATCGCGGCGCTTCTTTTTATGATCGCCTATCATTTTATCGCGGTAAAGCAGCCGCATAAGCCGCTTTACCGTCCGATCTCTTCCGACGTGAAAAATACGGCTCTTCTGAAAGTGACCGTGCCCGTCACGATCGCGGCGTCCATTTTGCCCCTTTCGAATATTTTGGATAGTATTCTCATCGTCCGTATGCTCTCCCGCTATGCGAATAACGCCACGTCGCTCTACGGCATTTATGCGGGCGGCGCGAACACTGTAATCAATCTCCCCGTTTCCGTCTGTTACGGCCTTGCGGCGGCAATCATTCCCACGATCGCCGCCATGTACGCCGTCGGCAACGTACAGGGCGCGGAAAAACGCGCGGCGTTCGCGCTCAAATGCACCTTTTTTATCTCGGTGCCGAGCGCCGCGTTTCTTTTGGTGTACGCGGAACCTACGGCGCACTTTATCTTCCGTTCCATCGGCGGCGCGGAAGGGGAGGCGATGGTGCGGCTCATCCGTTATATGGCGGTCTCGGCTATCTTTTTATCGTGCGTGCAGACGCTCGCCGCCTGTCTGACGGGTAAGGGAAAGCCGAAAATTTCCGCGATCGCCATGGGCATCGCGGTCGCCGTCAAACTCGGGCTGGAATTCTGGCTCCTTCGCTACGAAAAAATTTCCATTCTCGGCGCGGCGATTTCGTCGGGGGCGTGTTATTTGGTTGCGCTCTCCATCGATTTGTACTATATTATAAGGGATAAGAAAAATTTAGGCAAAGTTTTACTCGATTTTATCCGCATCGCTTGCATTTCGGCCGCCGCCGTGGGCGCGGCGTTCCCGCTTCGGCATATGGGCGCGCTGCCTATTCTGGGCGTCTGCGCGGGCGTTTATCTCGCGCTTACGATTTTGACGGGCGTTTTCTCGCGGGACGAATTGAGTATCTTTCAAAGGAGAAAACATGGTAAGTATCGTCGGTCTGGGAATTGA
- a CDS encoding zinc-ribbon domain-containing protein produces MFCKYCGKQIDDEGGSFCPYCGKHLLENCPPAGSPAQPPPYPAPRYNLQDLPNGGWTVLGFFFPLVGFILYLVWQTTFPIRSKLCGKGALIGVIAEVVLVVLYIIVIFVIIAAASASYRYGQP; encoded by the coding sequence ATGTTCTGTAAATATTGCGGAAAACAAATCGACGACGAAGGGGGCAGTTTCTGCCCGTACTGCGGTAAACATTTGCTGGAAAATTGCCCGCCCGCCGGCAGTCCGGCGCAACCGCCGCCTTATCCCGCGCCCCGTTACAATCTGCAGGATCTGCCGAACGGGGGCTGGACGGTGCTGGGATTCTTTTTCCCGCTCGTGGGATTTATCCTCTACCTCGTATGGCAGACGACTTTTCCGATCCGTTCGAAACTGTGCGGCAAGGGCGCGCTCATCGGCGTCATTGCGGAAGTTGTTCTCGTCGTACTGTACATAATCGTTATTTTCGTGATAATAGCGGCTGCCTCGGCATCTTATCGGTACGGTCAGCCGTAA
- the mazG gene encoding nucleoside triphosphate pyrophosphohydrolase, whose translation MVSIVGLGIDPSDLTEGAKQELLSGKKIIVRAERFAAAVRALGVSFETLDCVYESSRNFDSLHKNLAARVLGAAKERDVVYCVPGSVEEDISAQIVLKKSRGAAVFDSVSKSADAFRRAKIFSCNRAAYSAYDLEKYIRAVLPLCVYDIDCDLVAGDVKLKLCDMLGDETPCFFVKNGKVKKIKLYELDRQKEYDETTALVVDDTPLLKKKRFDFYDLCEVMRRLRAPGGCPWDRAQTHESIRKNMVEEAYELVDAIDSKDDGKIVEEAGDVLMQAVFHAQLGEDRGAFDCADVTSGVCEKLIFRHSHIFGGDNAKNADDALSVWERNKRAEKGQKTTGDSVADVPAGFPALLRAQKVGKRASKAGYDFKDIEEAAEKIGEELSELLQAVKEGDAAHISEETGDLLFSAVNVGRLAGADCEESLHESTKKFVARFLKTESLILQDGKEMQNLAPEELWAYYERAKEQIDADPSR comes from the coding sequence ATGGTAAGTATCGTCGGTCTGGGAATTGACCCCTCCGATCTGACGGAGGGTGCGAAGCAAGAACTTCTGAGTGGTAAAAAAATCATCGTCAGGGCGGAGCGCTTCGCCGCCGCCGTGCGCGCGCTCGGCGTTTCGTTCGAAACGCTCGACTGCGTATACGAAAGTTCGCGCAATTTCGATTCTCTCCATAAAAATCTCGCCGCGCGCGTTCTCGGCGCGGCAAAGGAACGCGACGTCGTCTACTGCGTGCCCGGCAGCGTGGAAGAGGATATTTCCGCGCAGATCGTCCTAAAAAAGAGCCGCGGCGCAGCGGTGTTCGACAGCGTTTCCAAAAGCGCGGACGCCTTCCGCCGCGCGAAGATATTTTCCTGCAACCGCGCGGCATATTCGGCGTACGATCTTGAAAAGTACATACGCGCCGTTTTGCCGCTCTGCGTGTACGATATCGACTGCGACCTCGTCGCGGGCGACGTGAAACTGAAACTTTGCGATATGCTCGGGGACGAAACGCCTTGCTTTTTCGTGAAAAACGGAAAAGTGAAAAAAATTAAATTGTACGAACTGGACAGGCAAAAAGAATACGACGAGACAACCGCGCTCGTGGTGGACGATACGCCGCTGCTTAAAAAAAAGCGCTTTGATTTTTACGATCTGTGCGAGGTGATGCGCCGTCTGCGCGCGCCGGGCGGCTGTCCGTGGGACCGCGCCCAAACGCACGAGAGCATCCGCAAGAATATGGTGGAAGAGGCGTACGAACTGGTGGACGCCATCGACAGCAAGGACGACGGCAAGATCGTCGAAGAGGCGGGCGACGTCTTGATGCAGGCGGTCTTTCACGCGCAACTCGGCGAGGACAGGGGCGCGTTCGACTGCGCGGACGTCACGAGCGGCGTGTGCGAAAAACTCATTTTCCGCCATTCGCATATTTTCGGGGGCGACAACGCGAAGAACGCGGACGACGCGCTCTCGGTGTGGGAGCGCAACAAGCGCGCCGAAAAGGGGCAAAAGACGACGGGCGACAGCGTGGCGGACGTACCCGCGGGCTTTCCCGCGCTGCTGCGCGCCCAGAAAGTGGGCAAGCGCGCATCGAAAGCGGGCTACGATTTCAAAGATATCGAAGAGGCCGCCGAAAAAATCGGCGAAGAACTTTCAGAACTCCTGCAGGCGGTGAAAGAGGGCGACGCCGCACATATTTCCGAGGAGACGGGCGATTTGCTGTTTTCCGCGGTCAACGTGGGGCGGCTCGCGGGCGCGGACTGCGAAGAAAGCCTGCACGAGAGCACGAAAAAATTCGTCGCGCGGTTTTTAAAGACGGAGAGCCTCATTTTACAGGACGGAAAAGAGATGCAAAACCTCGCGCCCGAGGAACTTTGGGCGTATTACGAGCGGGCAAAGGAACAAATCGATGCAGATCCGTCCCGTTAA
- a CDS encoding class I adenylate-forming enzyme family protein, whose amino-acid sequence MFEREITPALSMYQAARLNLSGSTIRTAISFYGNRISFDQVFVLIDALAESFSARFHIGKGDTITLCMPNSPSALLAFYAANKLGAAVNLVHPYIPPEKLSESAKKTDSKLIVVYDAYPHAGEEKPAFGVPVLESDCGWFMGAAARAYYRMTNKKLGWGEKLEKLLKKKRGPSLPSVNFAQAEPAVYLASGGTTGEPKIIVHNNYTFNLLCSKAQEFLSEPLENYVSLYNVLPIFHGFGLCINMHMCMIMRRTNIMCIKFDAKRCARQIQKERANILTGVPTMYLKLMGEKTFTGGDLSSIKDVFVGGDSAPRALIEKFDEVLKRGNSNAHMYEGYGLTETVTVCLVNTREHNRPGSIGYPLSDTRVCIVKNGKKLPAGEVGEIYIRTPLFMQGYLGNGEQPFERLEGETWLKTGDYGYLDEDGFLYFKQRIKNMIKVSGVPVYPSEIESVALLCPKVKKACAVGVSDTVKGQVVKLYVESADGDSLKEELLSLCRAKLIAYAVPKFIEVRDRLPVNLIGKIDRKSLEEENPKNT is encoded by the coding sequence TTGTTTGAACGCGAAATTACTCCCGCGCTTTCCATGTACCAGGCGGCGCGCCTGAATCTGTCGGGCAGTACCATCCGCACGGCGATCTCCTTTTACGGGAACCGCATTTCTTTCGATCAAGTATTCGTACTCATCGATGCGCTTGCGGAAAGTTTTTCCGCGCGTTTTCATATCGGAAAAGGGGATACGATCACGCTTTGCATGCCCAATTCTCCCTCCGCGCTGCTCGCCTTTTACGCGGCGAACAAATTGGGCGCGGCGGTCAATCTTGTGCATCCCTACATCCCGCCCGAAAAATTGTCGGAGAGCGCCAAAAAGACGGACAGCAAACTCATCGTCGTATACGATGCCTATCCCCATGCGGGCGAGGAAAAACCCGCTTTCGGCGTGCCCGTTCTTGAAAGCGACTGCGGTTGGTTCATGGGTGCGGCGGCAAGGGCGTATTACCGCATGACCAATAAAAAACTCGGCTGGGGCGAAAAACTGGAAAAACTGCTGAAAAAGAAGCGGGGCCCTTCGCTCCCTTCGGTCAACTTCGCGCAAGCCGAGCCGGCAGTCTATCTCGCGAGCGGCGGCACCACGGGCGAGCCGAAGATCATCGTCCACAACAATTATACGTTCAATCTTCTGTGTTCCAAGGCGCAGGAGTTTTTGAGCGAACCGCTGGAAAATTACGTTTCGCTCTACAACGTTCTGCCCATTTTTCACGGGTTCGGACTATGCATCAATATGCATATGTGCATGATCATGCGCAGGACGAACATCATGTGTATCAAGTTCGACGCGAAGCGCTGCGCGCGGCAGATCCAAAAGGAGCGGGCGAACATTCTGACGGGCGTTCCCACCATGTATTTGAAATTGATGGGAGAAAAAACTTTCACGGGCGGCGACCTTTCTTCCATTAAGGACGTGTTCGTCGGCGGCGACAGCGCGCCGCGCGCGCTCATCGAAAAGTTTGACGAAGTCTTAAAACGCGGCAACAGCAACGCGCATATGTACGAGGGGTACGGGCTGACGGAAACGGTGACTGTTTGTCTCGTCAACACGCGCGAGCATAACCGCCCCGGCTCGATCGGCTATCCGCTTTCCGACACGCGCGTATGTATCGTGAAGAATGGCAAAAAACTGCCCGCGGGCGAGGTGGGGGAAATTTATATCCGCACGCCGCTGTTTATGCAGGGATACTTGGGGAACGGCGAACAGCCTTTCGAGCGCCTTGAAGGCGAGACCTGGCTGAAAACGGGAGATTACGGATATCTGGACGAGGACGGTTTTCTCTATTTCAAACAGCGCATCAAGAACATGATCAAGGTGAGCGGCGTGCCCGTGTATCCCTCGGAGATCGAGAGCGTGGCGCTTTTATGCCCGAAAGTGAAAAAGGCGTGCGCCGTGGGCGTTTCGGACACGGTGAAGGGGCAGGTCGTAAAACTTTACGTCGAAAGCGCGGACGGGGATTCGCTGAAAGAAGAGTTGCTTTCGCTGTGCCGTGCGAAACTCATCGCCTACGCGGTGCCGAAATTCATCGAGGTGCGCGATCGCCTGCCCGTCAATCTGATCGGCAAGATCGACAGAAAATCTTTGGAAGAGGAAAATCCGAAAAATACTTGA
- a CDS encoding heparan-alpha-glucosaminide N-acetyltransferase domain-containing protein: MRDNRIKADDFGAGIARFTKKRKERFWELDFLRGLCVVLMVFDHFMFNMMDVLPVVNEFFGTTLGRELSKYALVYWKGDFRNTVRFFVICTFFVLCGISCTLSKSNFKRGFLLALCALGITGVTGVIESYYEGFIVRFGVLHMLAAAVLMYAVVDLLARLALLPVKGAKAKKIAETALGYLPALTGFVLLCVYLTCYGTFSCKEGYPFFYSTVMPSSDKNQSAVWAIFVYVKHYQFDSADYFPILPWATMVLLGSAIGRAVYHTPAKYAFRPLDGSWNNGVCFLGRHTAIIYLSHMVVIPVITILAVALYSLFV; encoded by the coding sequence GTGCGCGACAACCGAATAAAAGCGGATGATTTCGGGGCGGGGATCGCGCGCTTTACGAAAAAGCGCAAAGAGCGGTTCTGGGAACTGGATTTTTTGCGCGGACTTTGCGTCGTTTTGATGGTGTTCGATCACTTCATGTTCAATATGATGGACGTTCTGCCCGTCGTGAATGAATTTTTCGGAACCACGCTGGGGCGCGAACTGTCCAAATATGCCCTCGTTTATTGGAAGGGCGATTTCCGCAACACCGTGCGTTTTTTCGTCATCTGTACGTTTTTCGTTCTGTGCGGCATCAGTTGCACGCTGTCCAAAAGCAATTTCAAGCGCGGATTTCTGCTCGCGTTGTGCGCGCTCGGCATCACGGGCGTGACGGGCGTGATCGAAAGTTATTACGAAGGATTTATCGTGAGATTCGGCGTTCTGCACATGCTCGCCGCCGCCGTTCTCATGTATGCGGTCGTCGATCTGCTCGCGCGGCTGGCGCTTTTGCCCGTGAAAGGGGCAAAAGCGAAAAAGATAGCCGAGACTGCGCTCGGCTATCTCCCTGCCTTAACGGGATTCGTACTGCTTTGCGTCTATCTCACCTGCTACGGAACGTTTTCATGCAAAGAGGGGTATCCGTTTTTCTATTCGACGGTGATGCCCTCGTCGGATAAAAATCAATCGGCGGTTTGGGCGATCTTCGTTTACGTCAAGCATTATCAATTCGATTCGGCGGATTATTTCCCGATCTTGCCCTGGGCCACGATGGTCTTGCTCGGCAGCGCGATTGGCCGCGCTGTCTATCACACTCCCGCAAAATACGCTTTCCGCCCGCTGGACGGAAGTTGGAACAACGGCGTCTGTTTTTTGGGACGCCACACCGCGATCATTTACCTTTCCCATATGGTCGTGATCCCCGTTATCACCATCCTTGCGGTGGCACTCTATTCTCTGTTCGTTTGA
- a CDS encoding zinc ribbon domain-containing protein, with translation MFCKKCGKEIGDNETYCTYCGAPQNDVPPQQAPPAYSANAPVDGSSFGWAFLGFLIPLVGLILFLVWKDTLPLRSKSCGKGALVGVILYVIFIIISVAIGACAAASAYDYYAAVLL, from the coding sequence ATGTTTTGTAAAAAATGCGGAAAAGAGATCGGCGACAACGAGACCTACTGCACCTACTGCGGCGCGCCGCAGAACGACGTCCCGCCTCAGCAGGCGCCGCCCGCGTATTCCGCGAATGCGCCGGTAGACGGCAGCAGTTTCGGATGGGCGTTTTTAGGATTTTTAATCCCGCTTGTCGGTCTGATCCTGTTCCTGGTGTGGAAGGACACCCTGCCCCTCCGCTCCAAATCGTGCGGCAAAGGCGCGCTCGTCGGCGTGATCCTGTACGTAATTTTCATCATCATCTCCGTCGCCATAGGCGCCTGCGCGGCGGCGAGCGCGTACGACTATTACGCGGCCGTATTGCTTTAA
- a CDS encoding tRNA dihydrouridine synthase yields MQIRPVKIGDITVPNNLFAAPLAGYTDFAFRKLCYRFGAGLCFTEMVSAKGLKYNNEGTRALLYKAPEEKNTAAQLFGSDPEILRAACESETLAPFEIIDLNMGCPVPKIYKNGEGSALLNDLPRAEKIISACKKSGKTITVKFRIGVDEKHIVGTEFAKMCEAAGADLVTVHGRTRDKYYAGEPDFAEIARVKQSVRIPVIANGGVFCRADAERMIEKTGADGVMLARAILYDPHVFAEIRGESETWDIRAAILQQIEDMLPVCGEKFTVVQMRKMASFYIKGRRNCAQYKNRLFAADNLSALRALIDEIFA; encoded by the coding sequence ATGCAGATCCGTCCCGTTAAAATAGGTGATATCACCGTACCGAACAATCTGTTTGCGGCGCCTTTGGCGGGGTATACGGATTTCGCGTTCCGAAAACTTTGCTATCGTTTCGGCGCGGGACTGTGCTTTACCGAAATGGTGAGCGCCAAGGGGCTGAAATACAACAATGAGGGGACGCGCGCGCTCCTTTATAAGGCGCCCGAAGAAAAAAACACGGCGGCGCAACTGTTCGGCAGCGATCCCGAGATCCTGCGCGCGGCGTGCGAGAGCGAGACGCTCGCGCCGTTTGAGATCATCGACCTGAACATGGGTTGTCCCGTTCCGAAAATTTATAAAAACGGCGAAGGGAGCGCGCTTTTAAACGATCTGCCGCGCGCCGAGAAAATCATTTCCGCCTGTAAAAAGAGCGGGAAAACGATCACCGTAAAATTCCGTATCGGCGTGGACGAAAAGCATATCGTCGGCACGGAATTCGCGAAAATGTGCGAGGCGGCGGGCGCGGACCTCGTTACCGTGCACGGCCGCACGCGCGACAAATATTACGCGGGCGAGCCGGACTTTGCCGAGATCGCGCGCGTAAAGCAAAGCGTGCGTATTCCCGTGATCGCCAACGGCGGCGTTTTTTGCAGGGCGGACGCCGAGCGCATGATCGAAAAAACGGGCGCGGACGGGGTGATGCTCGCACGCGCGATCCTGTACGATCCGCATGTCTTTGCCGAGATCCGCGGCGAGAGCGAAACGTGGGATATCCGCGCCGCCATTCTACAACAGATCGAAGATATGCTGCCCGTCTGCGGCGAAAAATTTACGGTGGTGCAGATGCGCAAAATGGCTTCTTTTTACATAAAGGGGCGTCGGAACTGCGCGCAGTATAAAAACCGCTTATTCGCCGCGGACAACCTTTCCGCTCTCCGCGCGCTAATAGATGAAATTTTCGCATAG